Proteins from a genomic interval of Streptomyces sp. Tu6071:
- a CDS encoding exonuclease SbcCD subunit D, whose product MRILHTSDWHLGRSLHRVSLLDAQAAFLDHLVATVRERDVEAVVVAGDVYDRAVPSLPAVELYDQALHRLAALGVPTVLIPGNHDSARRLGVGAGLLGSAGVHLRTRPAECGKPVVLRDAHGEVAFYGLPYLEPGLVKDEFAAPADHEGVLGAALDRVRADLATRPEGTRSVVLAHAFVTGGAPSDSERDITVGGVSAVPAALFDGIDYVALGHLHGSQALGERLRYSGSPLAYSFSEADHRKSMWLIDLDGAGALTAERVDCPVPRPLARLRGTLGELLADPAHTPHEDAWVEATLTDSVRPDEPMARLAVRFPHLLSLVFAPERPPEPDGRSYARRLQGRGDHEITEDFVAHVRGEAPSEAERAVLRAAVDAVRLETQATEARR is encoded by the coding sequence TTGAGGATTCTGCACACCTCCGACTGGCACCTCGGGCGCTCGCTGCACCGGGTGTCGCTGCTCGACGCGCAGGCCGCCTTCCTCGACCACCTCGTGGCGACGGTGCGGGAGCGGGACGTCGAGGCCGTCGTCGTGGCCGGGGACGTGTACGACCGGGCGGTGCCCTCGCTGCCCGCCGTCGAGCTGTACGACCAGGCGCTGCACCGGCTCGCCGCGCTCGGCGTGCCCACCGTGCTCATCCCGGGGAACCACGATTCCGCGCGGCGCCTCGGCGTCGGCGCCGGGCTGCTCGGCAGCGCCGGGGTCCACCTGCGGACCAGGCCCGCCGAGTGCGGGAAGCCCGTCGTGTTGCGCGACGCGCACGGCGAGGTCGCCTTCTACGGGCTGCCCTACCTCGAACCGGGGCTCGTCAAGGACGAGTTCGCCGCCCCCGCCGATCACGAGGGCGTCCTCGGCGCCGCGCTCGACCGGGTCCGCGCCGACCTCGCGACCCGCCCCGAAGGCACCCGTTCCGTCGTCCTCGCGCACGCCTTCGTCACCGGCGGCGCCCCCAGCGACAGCGAGCGCGACATCACCGTGGGCGGCGTCAGCGCCGTGCCCGCCGCGCTCTTCGACGGCATCGACTACGTCGCGCTCGGCCACCTCCACGGCAGCCAGGCACTCGGCGAGCGGCTGCGCTACTCGGGCTCCCCGCTCGCGTACTCCTTCTCCGAGGCGGACCACCGCAAGAGCATGTGGCTGATCGACCTGGACGGCGCGGGCGCCCTCACCGCCGAGCGCGTCGACTGCCCCGTCCCGCGCCCTCTCGCCCGCCTGCGCGGCACGCTCGGAGAACTCCTCGCCGACCCCGCGCACACCCCGCACGAGGACGCGTGGGTCGAGGCGACGCTCACCGACTCCGTACGGCCGGACGAACCGATGGCGCGGCTCGCCGTCCGCTTCCCGCACCTGCTCAGCCTCGTCTTCGCGCCCGAGCGCCCGCCCGAGCCGGACGGGCGCAGCTACGCACGCCGCCTCCAGGGGCGCGGGGACCACGAGATCACCGAGGACTTCGTCGCCCACGTACGCGGCGAGGCCCCCAGCGAGGCGGAGCGCGCCGTGCTGCGCGCCGCCGTGGACGCCGTACGCCTGGAGACCCAGGCCACGGAGGCCCGCCGATGA